A region of Sesamum indicum cultivar Zhongzhi No. 13 linkage group LG7, S_indicum_v1.0, whole genome shotgun sequence DNA encodes the following proteins:
- the LOC105166496 gene encoding uncharacterized protein LOC105166496: MARPQDKPTFPTVYDEEAGGCGCFRRFCFGWDDVESRSYLLQERQEGVAHKEAWIVARLKKLRELSEVLAGPKWKNLIRRIGKICKLRRHNKSTLQFQYSPESYALNFAGDDEEEDEIILHSFSVRFAPGFALNDQHKKPALSS; encoded by the coding sequence ATGGCCAGGCCTCAAGACAAACCTACCTTCCCCACAGTCTACGACGAAGAGGCGGGCGGGTGCGGCTGTTTCCGCCGGTTCTGCTTCGGGTGGGACGACGTCGAGAGCCGTAGCTATCTGCTGCAAGAGAGGCAAGAAGGAGTGGCCCATAAAGAAGCCTGGATTGTGGCACGACTCAAGAAACTGAGGGAGTTGTCGGAGGTCTTGGCGGGGCCGAAATGGAAGAATTTGATCAGAAGAATAGGGAAGATTTGCAAGCTCAGAAGACATAATAAGTCGACCTTACAGTTCCAGTATTCGCCCGAGAGCTATGCACTGAATTTTGCGGGTGatgatgaggaagaagatgaaattattttgcacagtttttCGGTAAGGTTTGCGCCTGGTTTTGCCCTAAATGATCAGCACAAGAAACCAGCCCTATCATCATAG